Proteins encoded together in one Ictidomys tridecemlineatus isolate mIctTri1 chromosome 3, mIctTri1.hap1, whole genome shotgun sequence window:
- the LOC144375873 gene encoding uncharacterized protein LOC144375873: MWWVLFLLLWLSPVAPNQKTGSCSQPQPLCCLGTDNDCKRGSCYCDEFCHMVPDCCPDHSALCKPASQTTKMVLQMVLRMDSPPSPARSNLDWVQSMVHQLLQTCLLGRPFSIAVKGIQKKA, from the exons ATGTGGTGGGTCCTTTTCCTCTTGCTGTGGCTGAGCCCTGTGGCCCCAAACCAGAAGACAG gCAGTtgttcccagccccagcctctctgCTGCCTTGGAACAGATAACGACTGCAAGAGGGGAAGCTGCTACTGTGATGAATTCTGCCACATGGTACCAGACTGCTGCCCAGATCACAGTGCCCTCTGCAAACCAG CTTCTCAGACTACCAAAATGGTGCTGcagatggtgctgaggatggacagCCCACCCAGCCCTGCCAGAAGCAATCTGGATTGGGTGCAGAGCATG GTTCATCAGCTTCTCCAAACCTGCCTCCTGGGAAGGCCATTCTCCATAGCTGTGAAGGGAATTCAAAAGAAGGCCTGA